From the Nostoc sp. PCC 7107 genome, the window AATGTATCAAGAATTGCCGCAGGCTGTGACTGAGGTAGAGGGGAAATTTCTGCTTGAGAAATATGACGCTGTTTTCCTTGACTTAAATCTGTAATAATCTCTGCATCAGTATGAATTTGTTGTGCCAGATTGATCAAACTGCTAGTAATCTTCCGCAGTTGAACTAAATCATTATAGTTATCTGTTTGAAAGTTGGTTGTTTTGATGACATGAAAACGCAGAACTCGCCATTGGTGTTGTAATGCCTCAATTGTGCGATCTAAATCTCCTAAATGAACTGAGGTTTTCTTTGTGGCAATGGCTTTTGATAACATTTTTAGAGCAATTGCCAATTGTTCTATAACTTGTTGAATCTCTCTTTGTAACTGAGAAAATAATTGATGTGCTGATGCGATCGCTAATAATTCATTCAGTGCCACAACAGAATTGACAATTTGATTAGCATCCTCAATTAAAACTAATAAATTATTTCCCTGCTGGTTCGCACCTTTCTGCACAGTCCATCTGGCTGTCCACACACTACGGGCTGATGTTAAATTTTGAATTACCGTATCTTGAGCTTGTAAAAATTGTTCTGTCCACTCCTGGCTATTCTGGTAATTGAATACTCTCTCCCTGGCTAAATCGATAAATTTACTCAACGAGAGATAACAGTTAGCCACAGTTTGCATTACAGGGTCATAAGGTTGCACCGCCCAAAGGCCTAATGACAGCAAAATTGTCCATGTTCCCCCAGCTATACATAACCCACAGTGTAGAATCAGGGTCGGAAAATTGGTAAATGTCGCAAATCTAGCCAGGGCAATCACAAACATAATGGAAGTAACCAAGCTGATAGATGAGGCTACATTGCCATACAGACCTGCTAAACCTGCAATAAATATCACCACAAATGTCGTTGGGATAGCTAACCAAGGCTGACCACTAACTACGCTGGCTATTAAAAATACCGTCGTTACAGTAATGGTAGTTGCAATCATCGCCTTTAATTGCTGGCGATAAGTACCATCAACATTTACCATCCCCACAAACCAAGCAGCCATAGTCGCTATCGCACTTGCAGCCGCATTACCAGTGATCATGCCAAAACCAATGGGAACACCCAAAATTAACAGGCTACGAAAACCTATGAGAATAGCGGGTTTACCTGGCTTGAGTTGAAACTGCTGCAACAACCAACTAAAAGAATGTTTATTTGTGGATAGCATGATGATGCTGGTGATTCACTGATTTATTGTCCAAAGATTAGAACATCTAGAGAATATGTCTCAAGGACGAAAACTGCGATCGCTTTTAAATCACTATGTTTAGATCATCAACAATAAAAGGCGATCGCCTTTGAAAATTAATCTATCAATTACTAATTATTTCCCTTCGGACGTTGAATAATTGTTTCCACAACTCTTCGCTTCGCTTTTGGATCAATTCCGACCAAACGCACATACTCACCGCTATATTCAGCCAGATGTGACTCTAAAGTTGAGATCGCATCAGATTCAGCATCGATGTGAATTGTACCGCAACTCTGCCAAGCACCTGTGCGGAAACGGCGTTCATCTACATGTTCAAAAGTAACTTTGTGACCTTGAGATAAAATTTGCCGAATTTGTTCTTGTGTTTCTAGAGATACATGAGTATTTAATGGTTCCAGTTGACGAGATCCATTAGTAGATGGCTGACTAATTGGTGTTTCTACCTTTGGTGGCGCTACTTGATAACTTCTACCTCGATTCAAGCGATTATATTCATCCACCAACTGCGAATTTTCCACCCGTTTTTGTTCACCCACCATAAAATGACCAGACTCAATTAAATGAGACAAGTTGAAATTTGGCTTTTTAAATGTTGGTGGCCCTTCCACGCTATTTACCACACGCAAAGATATATTTTCAAATCCTATTTCATGGATAAATTTCCGGATTTGTTCGTCATAAATTCGGGAACGCACAGCACTAAAAAAGTCTATTGATTGATTCGGGAAGGTATCAACAAACTGTTCAACTTCCCGCGATGAAAGTCCATCTTCGACAAAAATCCCACCGACAATTCCCACTTTTTCATCACGGTTAGGTTCCCAATAAAATTTTTCCATCCGTCCGTCCCGAATTAACGGTGCATACAAAGTGGAAAAATCATTACCTGTCACAATAATTGGTACACGCCGTATCGGGTTTGAGTCATAACTTCCCGGCAATTGTACATCTGTGGGATTATCTGCAATATTCATCAGTGTGGCATTGACCAACTGTGTGTTTACAGTATATTGAGTACCTTCATCAAAGCGTCCTGCACCTGCATCTAAGTCGTTAATCATCAGCACGCACATTCTACCGCGCACTTTGACTTGTTCTGCTGTTTCCCGATATCGCAACCGAATCAACCGCGCCGGATCTCCTGCATCTGGACTTTCCAATTCACCACCAGAAATCAGTGTGACTTCCACACCCATTTTTTCAAAAGCTAACTCACACTGAAAGGTTTTTCCTTCACCTTTACGTCCATGAATGCCTAAAATCAAAGGTACTCTCACACCAGGAAGATTTAAGAAGTTCTTGGTGATGTGAACAGCAATTTTATCTAAAAATCGAGGAGCAATATAATAACTCATAATTATCGCTGGTGAAGACTCATTAAATAATGCTAAGTTTTTTTGGTGACTAATGTTTACTAATCTTGTGGTAGAAATTTATCATAACTACTCTGGGAGAGCCAAATTTTATTAGTACTGAATATATATTTTTTTTTCCTATTGCCATGTTTATTTAAACCAATTTAACCAAGCTTCCCAATTATCAACAATTTCAGCAAGTTCAGCATAGCCTGCGCCTCGCGGATGAGCGCCATCATAATTTTGTGCTTCTTCTATCCAGGTGTTTGATTTAATTAATATCGGAAAAACGTTGAGATAAGGCACATTTAATTGCTGACACACTAAAGAAAATTCTTGGGCTAAGTTACCAATTCGTTGATTTTGTTCTGTCTCTGCACATGGTGGCGGACTAATCATTAAAATAGGATATAACTGTTTAGCTATGCTCAAAATATCACGAATATTGTTGAGTGATTCTGCAATAGAAACGCGAGTTTTACCATTCTCTAGAGTTGTGTCATTTACTCCAAAAGAGAATACAAGTTTACCATCATATTCTTTTGGTAAACGATAAGTAACTTCTCTATGCCAACGATTTTTCAGTTCAGTACTCGTTTCTCTCCTTACACCTAAATTATAATAGGTGATGTCATAACCTTTTTTATTAGCATTTACACAAATTCTACCTGTCCAACCAAGACATTCTGGGTCGCCTGTTCCGTTAACAAAGGATTCGCCTAAAAAGCAAATTCTCACTTCAGATAGAGGTTTTATATCCATAAATATGGGTTAAGCTTTTTGTGTTCTCTATTTTCTGGTAATCTTGAGCGATCGCGCATTTTAGCAGATGTTCCCTGTGCGATTGCTACAGATGGATAAATTTTATCTATCTATGTACTTGCTGAAGTTGGTTCAATCTAATATCTATATTTTGATGTTCAAACCAAAGACTAACTAAGGTATGATGCTGTGTGCATTTGTGGTTGGTTTTGCAAAAAATGCTTGATTGGCTTTATCGTTACCCTACTCTTTACCCTGGTGTTTTACTAAAGCGTTACAAGCGCTTTTTTGCTGATGTGCAACTTGCTGATGGCCAAATAGTAACCGCACATTGTCCCAATACAGGGCCAATGACGGGAGTCTCAACCCTCGGTAGTTTGGTGCAGTTATCTAAAAGTGATAATCCTAACCGTAAACTGGCTTACACCCTCGAACTAATTCAAGTACAAGATAACGAACCAACTTGGGTAGGTGTAAATACAGCCTTACCTAATCGCATCGTTAAACTAGCTTTAGCAAAATATTTATTTCCAGAATTAGGGAATTACAGCCAAATTAAAGGTGAAGTGGTTTATGGCTTAGATAAAAAAAGTCGTGTAGATTTTTTGTTAACAGGTAGTGATACAGAACGCCCGATATACTTAGAAGTAAAAAATACAACTTGGGCGCAAGGAACTTTAGCATTATTTCCCGATACAGAAACCACCAGAGGACAAAAACACTTACGAGAATTAATGGCGCTGTTACCATTAACACGTTCTGTCATGTTGTATTTTATTAACCGGAGTGATTGTACAGAATTTGCCCCTGGTGATACTACAGATCCAGTATATGGGCAGTTATTACGGCAAGCGATCGCCCTCGGTTTAGAAGTATTACCTTGTCGCTTTGATATCTCACCCGAAGGTATCCGTTATTTAGGTTTGGCAAAACTCATCATTTAAACTCAGGACGTACGTAGTCAGACGAAAAATCAAGGGTTTGACGGAAGGTGAGGAGTGTAGATGTTCAAAACCCTTACCCTCTACACCCCCACACTCTTACACCCATTCTCAACAGACAAAAGTCCTGTTAAAGTTGATGAGCCGTGAGAAAAGATTCGACTTCTGCGGCGGTGGGTTGAGAGGCGATCGCTCCTGGTTTAATTGTAGTCAATGCTCCCACAGCACTAGCATAGGTAACAATCCGCTTGGCTGTATCAGCATCTGCTAATTTCTGAATACCATGCTGACTTAGTTGATGGATAAATCCTGCCAAAAAGCTATCTCCTGCGCCAGTTGTGTCAGCTACTTTTACAGGAAAAGAAGGTAATACACCTTCGTTTCCACCTAAACAATAAGCACAACCCTTGTCACCATCTGTCACCAGCACTCCTTCCACAGAATTTAAACGGTAAGTAATAGCTCCTGCATCTGCGGTATCAAATAACCATTCGGCTTCCTCTTTAGAGAGTTTGAGAAAGTCAACGCGCTTAAATATGTTTTGAATTTTTTGCCGCGCGATATTTTCGTCTTGCCAAAATACTGGTCGCCAATTTACATCTAGCACGATTTTCATGTCGAATTGTTCTGCCAGATCTAAAGCGCGATAAACTGCCTGTTCGCTGTCAGGATAAGCTAATTCTAAAGTACCCAAAACGAGAAAATCTGCCTCTTGAAACAGCGAAACAGGTAATTGCTTGGCTTGTAGACGGGTGTCGGCAAATTCAGATGTATCATATTGACCAAAGCCAGCGAAAGTGCGATCGCCAGCTAAATCACGCACCACATACACCTGTCGCGTTGGCGCAGTCGGATGGCGTTGTACACCCGTTATATCTACCCCAACTTCTTGTAGTAACTCAACCAGCGCATTTCCCGGTTCATCCTCACCCACGGCTCCGACAAATCCGGCGGAAGTTCCCAGTTTCACCAAAGCACAGGCCACATTAGCTGGCGCTCCTCCGGGATAAGGAGTCCAAGACTTTACCTCCTCTAGCTTTAGCCCTAATTGATCGGCTAAACAATCAAAGAGAATTTCACCAAGACACAAAACACGGGGATTGCTCATCTCAATTTTAGATTTGCGATTTGGGTTTAGGAAGGAAAGAAGAATCCTGATATCAGAATTCAAAAATAAATACTGTTCAGAATTTTTCTACCTGAACTCTGAATTCTAAATTCTGCGTTTTCCCTGTTGACTCCTGACTTTTTAGGTCTTGTGAGGTCAGTATAAAATCTACAATAATCTTCATTATCTGTCGCCAGTCCTTCATAGAATGAAATAGCAATTTTTATCACTCTTACGGAATATGTAGGCTCTAATTCCCGCTTTTATTTTTTACGAATTAATACTTAATTAATTTATAAATTAAGTGCTAAAAACAACCTTTAATTAATTTTGTGCAAATTTTTCATCCAACTAAACTTGAAAAAAATTATTGTCAATCGTATTGCAGCTAACACTTCAAATCCCTACCAACAAAAGAATCTTCTAGAATTAAATAGAGTGATTAAGTACATATACCAAAGAGAGGATAGAATCAGTCATGGCTGGTGGCGAGTCTCAGACCCCTGTTACTCTGTCTGACAGAGAACTGCAAATTATCGACTTAGTGGCCGCTGGCTTAACTAACCAAGAAATTGCAGCAAAACTAGAAATTAGCAAGCGAACAGTTGATAACCACATCAGCAATATTCTCACCAAAACCCAAACTGAAAACCGAGTGGCTCTCGTCCGCTGGGCTTTACAGTGGGGTAAGGTTTGCTTGAATGATGTGAATTGCTGTACCTTGCCTAACCAGAACGAGTGAATTATGTGCTAGTACAGATGCGGTCACTGGCGTTTGGCAGATGTCATAAATCGCTTCTGGCGTGCAGCTATGGACATTTTGATGGTTCACGGCTTGTTTTCCTCCTCACGCATCTATTTCAGCGTGAACCTTTAGTTCTCGCTCGCATCAATATCAGGCAGAACAGATTACTTAGTTATTAGTTATCGTGCAAGACTGTTACCGTTGATTCAGTTTGGCAAAACTGGATCAATGGTACATTTCACCATATTTAAAAAGATATTTATCCAGTCATCAATAAAAATTAGCAATAAACCCTGGCCACAAGCGCTACATTTGTAGGAAATCTATATTGCTCCATCAGTTTAGGGAGCAGTGTTGCTATGGAAACTTCTGCTTCTGTTCAAGGTAGCTTGTCTTCTTTTAATTTTTTTAACTTTGACTTCACTACGCCTCAATCTACTTTAGACGCTGATTTAGTCAGACAGCTATCATTTGTTCCGGGTTTGAAAGAAATACTTATGCTGCGGCAAGTTCACGCCTTAGAACATGCTACAGTCTGGGTTCTGAGTGAAACAAAAAACGCCCATACTCCCCCAGGAAGACCAAATACAATTCAACTTGATAACGAATTATTGGGCGGTTTATCCACTGATCAAGGATTTTACCTCTATGGCGAAGTGAATATTAGCAACTTGCGGCGTGCGGTCAGCCAAGCCCTGTATCGCCTAACGCATGGTGAATGGGATTTAGCAGTACATCCCCGTTGTGGTACGAATTTATCTGTAACAATGTTGTTAACAGCTGGACTAGCTGTAGGTGTGAATTTGTTGTTACCTTTCCGGCCAGTTGAACAATTAATTGGTTTAGGACTAGCAGCTACAACAGCAGCAGAAATTGCCCCAGATATAGGTTCCATCGCTCAACGTTATCTGACAACGGCTATTCCTTTTAACCTGATAGTTGAAAATATTACTGTGACTCGTGATGTTTGGGGCAGGCAAGGACATTTTGTCAAGGTAAAATGGCGAGAACTTAATTTGTAATTTGTCATGCGAAAACTTTACTTTCTACTTCCTGGAACCAGTGGTAAGTTTGCCTGTGGTGGTCTCTGGGCAGAACTAAAAACATTGAAACTTGCTCAACAAATTTGTAGTGCAGAAGTTGTCACTTACCGCCAAAGGGAACCAGATAAGATATTTTTAAATGACTTGCTCAAAGCACAAAATTTAAATGATGTAATTTTTATCATTAGTTGGGGATTTGATGTTGCTAAATTAGCTAACAACCTGAAGCGACAAAATGTAGTTTATCATGCCCACAGTTCTGGTTACAACTTTAATTTACCTGCAAGTATTCCCATTATTACTGTGAGTCGCAACACATTGGGTTATTGGGGTCAAAAATCTCCCAATACACTAATTTATTATTTACCAAATGAAATTAGCCCTGAATTTCAAAATTTACATTTGAATCGAGATATTGATGTGTTAGTTCAGGCGCGAAAATCTTCTGAGTATTTATTAACAGAGTTAATTCCCACATTAAAACAAAAATGCAATGTGCAGGTAGTTGATTCTTATGTAGAAGATTTACCAGGATTATTTAATCGGGCGAAGGTTTACCTTTACGATTCCGCGGAATACTGGGCGCAACAGGCGGTAAGCGAAGGCTTTGGACTGCAACCAATGGAAGCTTTGGCTTGTGGATGTCAGGTATTTTCTAGCGTTAATGGTGGGCTTTCAGATTATTTAGATCCAGGATTTAATTGTTATAAAATTGCTGGGTATTCCCAAGAATATGATGTTGCCAGAATTCTTAAAGCAATTCAAGCTTCATCAGGTTTAAGTTTGTCAGAACAGGTGCTGAATGAGTACCGCTATGAAAATATTCTTCAGAGACTAGAAGTAATTTTAGATGAATTAAATGAGTTTTTTGACCACAAACAGCATTATCAATCTAATATCAAAAATTTGACGCAAATAAGATTAAAAAGATTAATCATTAAAAGTATATATAAGAAAGTGAAGAAAAAATATTTTCAGGGTTAATTAGGGTGGAATCGTAAAATTACTGATATTGATGATTCACTGTGCCAGTTTCGCTAATGGAACACAGTAAAATTTACAGGAGATTACATTTTAATTGCTTGCGGATAACATGGAATTGCACTTGTAGGTATCACACATAACTTAATTCAGGGGTTAAAGGATGAAACGCCTATTTATAACTTTAGCTGTGGTTGTCAGTGCGATCGCCCTTGCTCGTCCTGTTCAAGCTCAATCAGCCGAAATCGCACCACTGACTATCGAACGCAACGAAGCTGCTACCCTGATCACTGAACCAATTACAATTAACACTAGCGCAGTTAACGCCAGCGATCGCGCTAATGCCTTAAGACAAATCGCTGACTCTATCGGCCGAGTCAGAGAAGAAAAAGGATGTAAAAATATTAAACCTTTAGAAATTCTTAACGATCCTGAAGCAGCAATTAAGGAATGCGAAAAACCAAGTAATAGCGAACCAAATCAACGTAACGGCGAACCAGTAGATTACTTAAAAGTTCCTCGTCTAGATTCTGGTGGTGTCAGTTTGACGGTTACTCAGTTTTAAAACAATCTCCAAATAATATTGATTTGTGAAAATTAGTCAACTTTATATCCCCGAATTCTTCAAGAATTCGGGGATATGGTTTTTGAGAAATTAACAATTTCAGGCTTTATTCAATCACAAAAGATTGAATCATTTTTTCCGCTACGGGCAAAAATTTATGGTAATCTTCCAAGGTTGCAGTATAAGTAATAATATAAGCATTATCATTTTGTAAAGTCCAAACTTGCAGACTTTTTAACCGACCAGTATCACTTTTCCCTGTAAATACTAGTTGGTTAGCCCGTTTATTTGCCAGTGTGGTTTCATTGGAACTTTCTATTTGAGCATCATCTATAGTATTTTTAACTTCTCGAATAAATA encodes:
- a CDS encoding FUSC family protein; the protein is MLSTNKHSFSWLLQQFQLKPGKPAILIGFRSLLILGVPIGFGMITGNAAASAIATMAAWFVGMVNVDGTYRQQLKAMIATTITVTTVFLIASVVSGQPWLAIPTTFVVIFIAGLAGLYGNVASSISLVTSIMFVIALARFATFTNFPTLILHCGLCIAGGTWTILLSLGLWAVQPYDPVMQTVANCYLSLSKFIDLARERVFNYQNSQEWTEQFLQAQDTVIQNLTSARSVWTARWTVQKGANQQGNNLLVLIEDANQIVNSVVALNELLAIASAHQLFSQLQREIQQVIEQLAIALKMLSKAIATKKTSVHLGDLDRTIEALQHQWRVLRFHVIKTTNFQTDNYNDLVQLRKITSSLINLAQQIHTDAEIITDLSQGKQRHISQAEISPLPQSQPAAILDTLRNNFTFDSVSFRHALRLAIITTFAELIAAILQLPRGYWITLTALVALKPNFGGTSETTVQRVIGTILGGIMGIVLILLVKNQSAIAFCLLLLVFIAMSVRPLSYSIFTLLLTPAIILLLNLMSADGWQVGVLRIVDSLFGGVLALFGSYLLFPSWERSQLPAQLEKTIRANLAYFQQVIANYLHPEQNVFAGINNLRHQAALENANATDAAQRLFSEPRHIQGEIEPVMTLIVYIRGLFSSVTTLAEHLREFSGEYQFTELQQLTDSIVQVLENLADSLQQGMPPQPLPYIDNYLELIHNQITQLHAARLSEIATQSQILTPTLQAVREQTPLSTELERIIHEITVIHCVITRLQA
- a CDS encoding ribulose bisphosphate carboxylase small subunit, translated to MSYYIAPRFLDKIAVHITKNFLNLPGVRVPLILGIHGRKGEGKTFQCELAFEKMGVEVTLISGGELESPDAGDPARLIRLRYRETAEQVKVRGRMCVLMINDLDAGAGRFDEGTQYTVNTQLVNATLMNIADNPTDVQLPGSYDSNPIRRVPIIVTGNDFSTLYAPLIRDGRMEKFYWEPNRDEKVGIVGGIFVEDGLSSREVEQFVDTFPNQSIDFFSAVRSRIYDEQIRKFIHEIGFENISLRVVNSVEGPPTFKKPNFNLSHLIESGHFMVGEQKRVENSQLVDEYNRLNRGRSYQVAPPKVETPISQPSTNGSRQLEPLNTHVSLETQEQIRQILSQGHKVTFEHVDERRFRTGAWQSCGTIHIDAESDAISTLESHLAEYSGEYVRLVGIDPKAKRRVVETIIQRPKGNN
- a CDS encoding GDSL-type esterase/lipase family protein, translating into MDIKPLSEVRICFLGESFVNGTGDPECLGWTGRICVNANKKGYDITYYNLGVRRETSTELKNRWHREVTYRLPKEYDGKLVFSFGVNDTTLENGKTRVSIAESLNNIRDILSIAKQLYPILMISPPPCAETEQNQRIGNLAQEFSLVCQQLNVPYLNVFPILIKSNTWIEEAQNYDGAHPRGAGYAELAEIVDNWEAWLNWFK
- the sfsA gene encoding DNA/RNA nuclease SfsA, whose protein sequence is MLDWLYRYPTLYPGVLLKRYKRFFADVQLADGQIVTAHCPNTGPMTGVSTLGSLVQLSKSDNPNRKLAYTLELIQVQDNEPTWVGVNTALPNRIVKLALAKYLFPELGNYSQIKGEVVYGLDKKSRVDFLLTGSDTERPIYLEVKNTTWAQGTLALFPDTETTRGQKHLRELMALLPLTRSVMLYFINRSDCTEFAPGDTTDPVYGQLLRQAIALGLEVLPCRFDISPEGIRYLGLAKLII
- a CDS encoding carbohydrate kinase; this translates as MSNPRVLCLGEILFDCLADQLGLKLEEVKSWTPYPGGAPANVACALVKLGTSAGFVGAVGEDEPGNALVELLQEVGVDITGVQRHPTAPTRQVYVVRDLAGDRTFAGFGQYDTSEFADTRLQAKQLPVSLFQEADFLVLGTLELAYPDSEQAVYRALDLAEQFDMKIVLDVNWRPVFWQDENIARQKIQNIFKRVDFLKLSKEEAEWLFDTADAGAITYRLNSVEGVLVTDGDKGCAYCLGGNEGVLPSFPVKVADTTGAGDSFLAGFIHQLSQHGIQKLADADTAKRIVTYASAVGALTTIKPGAIASQPTAAEVESFLTAHQL
- a CDS encoding helix-turn-helix transcriptional regulator, producing the protein MAGGESQTPVTLSDRELQIIDLVAAGLTNQEIAAKLEISKRTVDNHISNILTKTQTENRVALVRWALQWGKVCLNDVNCCTLPNQNE
- a CDS encoding DUF6391 domain-containing protein; amino-acid sequence: METSASVQGSLSSFNFFNFDFTTPQSTLDADLVRQLSFVPGLKEILMLRQVHALEHATVWVLSETKNAHTPPGRPNTIQLDNELLGGLSTDQGFYLYGEVNISNLRRAVSQALYRLTHGEWDLAVHPRCGTNLSVTMLLTAGLAVGVNLLLPFRPVEQLIGLGLAATTAAEIAPDIGSIAQRYLTTAIPFNLIVENITVTRDVWGRQGHFVKVKWRELNL
- a CDS encoding glycosyltransferase; the protein is MRKLYFLLPGTSGKFACGGLWAELKTLKLAQQICSAEVVTYRQREPDKIFLNDLLKAQNLNDVIFIISWGFDVAKLANNLKRQNVVYHAHSSGYNFNLPASIPIITVSRNTLGYWGQKSPNTLIYYLPNEISPEFQNLHLNRDIDVLVQARKSSEYLLTELIPTLKQKCNVQVVDSYVEDLPGLFNRAKVYLYDSAEYWAQQAVSEGFGLQPMEALACGCQVFSSVNGGLSDYLDPGFNCYKIAGYSQEYDVARILKAIQASSGLSLSEQVLNEYRYENILQRLEVILDELNEFFDHKQHYQSNIKNLTQIRLKRLIIKSIYKKVKKKYFQG